In Pirellulales bacterium, one genomic interval encodes:
- the atpB gene encoding F0F1 ATP synthase subunit A, producing the protein MAHDPFDAAHLVGHVKDAPYFEVPRSISPDGHLYIPQGYISDEPLVAANSTLHLEALDFQLTKFMVLEVIVAVVIAFVFIILANRMASGARPRGRIWNLLEAMVCFIRDEVAEPAIGHHDARKFLPFLWTLFFFILGCNLMGMLPWAGSPTGALAVTGALAIIALIAVTAAGVQKLGAVGFLKAQVPHMDLPFVLAVLLIPMIFVIEIVGLLIKHLILAMRLLANMFAGHLVLAVILGFIAASAGSSLHYGVASASMLGATALSMLELFVAFLQAYIFTFLTALFIGMAVHPH; encoded by the coding sequence ATGGCACACGATCCTTTTGATGCCGCGCACCTCGTCGGTCACGTCAAAGACGCGCCGTATTTCGAGGTGCCGCGTTCCATCTCGCCCGATGGCCATCTCTATATCCCGCAGGGATATATCTCTGATGAGCCCCTCGTGGCCGCCAATTCCACGCTGCACCTCGAGGCACTCGACTTCCAGTTGACGAAGTTCATGGTGCTCGAAGTCATCGTGGCAGTGGTCATTGCCTTCGTGTTCATCATCCTGGCCAATCGCATGGCCTCGGGCGCTCGTCCGCGCGGACGCATCTGGAACCTGCTCGAAGCGATGGTCTGCTTCATTCGCGACGAGGTAGCCGAACCGGCTATCGGGCATCACGATGCCCGCAAGTTCCTCCCCTTCCTCTGGACGCTGTTCTTCTTCATCCTGGGCTGCAACCTGATGGGGATGCTCCCCTGGGCCGGCTCTCCCACCGGCGCCCTGGCTGTCACTGGCGCTCTGGCGATCATTGCCCTGATCGCCGTGACCGCGGCTGGCGTCCAGAAGCTTGGCGCTGTCGGATTCCTCAAGGCACAGGTCCCCCACATGGACCTGCCTTTCGTGCTAGCCGTGCTGCTGATTCCGATGATCTTCGTCATCGAGATCGTGGGCCTGCTCATCAAACACCTCATCTTGGCCATGCGTCTTTTGGCCAACATGTTCGCTGGGCACCTGGTGCTCGCCGTGATCCTGGGATTCATCGCCGCCAGTGCCGGAAGTTCCCTGCACTATGGCGTCGCGTCGGCCAGCATGCTGGGAGCCACCGCGCTCAGCATGCTGGAACTGTTTGTGGCGTTCTTACAGGCATACATTTTCACGTTTCTGACGGCCCTCTTCATCGGTATGGCGGTTCACCCCCACTAA
- the aspS gene encoding aspartate--tRNA ligase — translation MHTYRTHTCGQLRGADVGSVVRLSGWVHKKRDHGGIIFLDLRDHYGLTQLVLTPENPYHGLAGDLSRESVVTATGRVVQRSAETVNPALPTGEVEIFVDELKLDSPAAPLPFLVAEEQETPESTRLTYRYLDLRRSRMHEKILFRAQIIASLRRRMIDLGFTEFQTPILTSSSPEGARDYLVPSRLHPGKFYALPQAPQQFKQLLMVSGFDRYFQIAPCFRDEDARADRSPGEFYQLDLEMSFVEQDDVFAAVETVMYGVFTEFSNFKINEPPFQRLTYRDSMLRYGNDKPDLRFGLEIQDVSEIFGRSSFRIFRSAVEQGSVVRMIAVHDVGDRPRSFFDGLERFIKELGGRGLAWMVVTEEGGRGSIASAVSKETLEELKTAAEAKVGTALFFVADAEATAANLAGKLRTELADQLDLREKDTFRFCWIVDYPMYELDEETGQPQFSHNPFSMPQGGLEALETKPPLEILAYQYDLVCNGVELSSGAIRNHRPDIMYKAFEIAGYDHSVVDNKFPAMINAFKYGAPPHGGIAPGVDRMVMLLAGEPNIREVITFPMSQNGQDLMMGAPSEVTQPQLDILGIKLVKPILPKAKT, via the coding sequence ATGCACACCTATCGCACCCATACGTGCGGTCAACTCCGTGGGGCCGATGTCGGCTCGGTCGTTCGCCTCTCCGGCTGGGTCCACAAGAAGCGCGACCACGGCGGCATCATCTTCCTCGATCTGCGCGATCACTACGGTTTGACGCAGCTCGTGCTCACGCCCGAGAATCCCTACCACGGGCTGGCCGGCGATCTCTCGCGCGAGTCGGTCGTCACAGCGACGGGGCGCGTCGTCCAGCGTTCCGCCGAGACGGTGAACCCGGCGCTACCCACTGGCGAGGTCGAGATCTTCGTCGACGAGTTGAAGCTCGACAGCCCGGCCGCCCCCCTGCCCTTCCTGGTGGCCGAGGAGCAAGAAACGCCCGAGTCGACGCGGCTCACCTACCGCTATCTCGACCTGCGCCGCTCGCGGATGCACGAGAAGATCCTGTTCCGCGCGCAGATCATCGCCAGCCTGCGCCGCCGCATGATCGACCTGGGCTTCACCGAGTTCCAAACGCCGATTCTCACCAGCAGCTCGCCCGAGGGAGCACGCGACTACCTGGTGCCCAGCCGCCTCCATCCCGGCAAGTTCTACGCCCTGCCACAGGCGCCGCAGCAGTTCAAGCAATTGTTGATGGTGTCGGGTTTCGATCGCTATTTTCAGATCGCCCCCTGCTTCCGCGACGAAGACGCCCGCGCCGATCGCTCGCCCGGCGAGTTCTATCAGCTCGATCTCGAGATGTCGTTCGTCGAGCAGGACGATGTCTTCGCCGCGGTCGAGACGGTGATGTACGGCGTCTTCACCGAGTTCAGCAACTTCAAGATCAACGAGCCCCCGTTCCAGCGGCTCACCTATCGCGACTCGATGCTGCGTTATGGCAACGACAAACCCGACTTGCGCTTCGGCCTCGAGATTCAAGACGTCTCCGAGATCTTCGGCCGCTCGAGCTTCCGCATCTTCCGCAGCGCCGTCGAACAAGGGAGCGTCGTGCGGATGATCGCCGTACACGACGTGGGGGATCGCCCGCGCAGCTTCTTCGACGGGCTCGAACGCTTCATCAAGGAACTGGGAGGCCGCGGTCTGGCCTGGATGGTGGTGACCGAAGAAGGAGGCCGTGGCTCGATCGCCTCGGCCGTCTCGAAGGAAACGCTGGAAGAGTTGAAGACGGCCGCCGAGGCCAAGGTCGGCACCGCCCTGTTCTTCGTCGCCGATGCCGAGGCCACCGCTGCCAACCTGGCGGGCAAGCTGCGCACGGAGCTCGCCGATCAGCTCGACCTGCGCGAGAAGGACACGTTCCGCTTCTGCTGGATCGTCGACTATCCGATGTACGAGCTCGACGAGGAGACGGGCCAGCCACAATTCTCGCACAACCCGTTCTCGATGCCCCAGGGTGGGCTCGAAGCGCTCGAGACGAAGCCGCCGCTCGAGATCCTCGCCTATCAGTACGACCTGGTCTGCAACGGCGTCGAGCTGTCGAGCGGCGCCATCCGGAACCATCGCCCCGACATCATGTACAAGGCCTTCGAGATCGCCGGCTACGACCACTCGGTGGTCGACAACAAGTTCCCGGCCATGATCAACGCCTTCAAGTACGGGGCGCCACCGCACGGTGGCATCGCACCGGGCGTGGATCGCATGGTGATGTTGCTGGCCGGCGAGCCGAACATCCGCGAGGTCATCACGTTCCCCATGAGCCAGAACGGCCAGGATCTGATGATGGGTGCGCCGAGCGAAGTGACCCAGCCACAGCTCGACATCCTGGGCATCAAGCTGGTCAAGCCGATCCTGCCCAAGGCGAAAACGTAA
- a CDS encoding DUF4912 domain-containing protein, protein MTAEKLKSLTVRDLAQLAKKRGVHGWHSMKKAQLVRVLTSAKMQRPAAKLSKPATAASRKSNMPRAASTTKKSTSNHKPAAPRPLSPAERRRRATVERRLQNAKSKQAHSKDLARPNNAKTGRDRLVVMVRDPFWLHAYWELTRQGVERAEAAMGQDWHTARPVLRLLDVSSPGTTSSSETVIRHIDIHGGVSNWYIDVQDPPRTYRVDIGYLAANGKYFALARSNMVSTPRAGSSDAIDNNWQAVAENFDKIYAMSGGYSPEGPSPELQELFEERLRRPMGSPMMTRFGAGVDGLLYHGKRPPFNFELDAELIVFGSTEPDAHVTLQGEPVQLRPDGTFTVRFSLPNCRQVIPAVASSVDGVEQRTVILALERNTKVMEPVTRDSADAS, encoded by the coding sequence ATGACCGCAGAGAAGCTCAAGAGCCTCACCGTCCGTGATCTCGCGCAATTGGCCAAGAAGCGCGGCGTTCACGGTTGGCATTCCATGAAGAAGGCGCAGCTCGTCCGGGTCCTCACCTCGGCCAAGATGCAGCGTCCCGCCGCGAAACTGAGCAAGCCGGCCACGGCTGCCTCACGCAAGTCCAACATGCCGCGCGCCGCATCGACGACGAAGAAATCGACGTCGAATCACAAGCCGGCTGCCCCGCGACCGCTTTCGCCCGCCGAACGCCGGCGCCGCGCGACGGTCGAGCGTCGCCTGCAGAATGCGAAGTCGAAGCAGGCTCATTCGAAGGATCTTGCTCGCCCGAACAACGCCAAGACGGGACGCGACCGCCTGGTGGTGATGGTGCGCGATCCCTTCTGGCTGCACGCCTACTGGGAGCTCACGCGGCAAGGAGTGGAGCGTGCCGAGGCCGCGATGGGGCAGGACTGGCACACGGCTCGCCCCGTGCTACGGTTGCTCGATGTATCGAGCCCGGGCACGACGAGCAGCTCGGAGACCGTCATCCGCCACATCGACATCCACGGCGGGGTCTCGAACTGGTACATCGACGTGCAGGATCCGCCGCGCACGTATCGCGTCGACATCGGCTATCTGGCTGCCAACGGCAAGTACTTCGCGCTGGCTCGCAGCAACATGGTAAGCACGCCGCGGGCTGGGTCGAGCGACGCCATCGACAACAACTGGCAGGCCGTGGCGGAGAATTTCGACAAAATCTATGCCATGAGCGGCGGTTACTCACCCGAGGGGCCGAGCCCCGAGTTGCAGGAATTGTTCGAAGAACGTCTGCGTCGTCCGATGGGTTCTCCCATGATGACGCGGTTCGGCGCTGGCGTGGATGGCCTGCTGTATCACGGCAAGCGTCCGCCGTTCAACTTCGAGCTCGATGCCGAGTTGATCGTCTTTGGCTCGACCGAGCCCGATGCCCACGTCACCTTGCAGGGCGAACCGGTGCAACTGCGTCCCGACGGCACCTTCACCGTGCGGTTCAGCCTGCCCAACTGTCGGCAGGTGATTCCGGCCGTGGCCTCGAGCGTCGATGGCGTCGAGCAGCGGACGGTGATCCTGGCGCTCGAACGCAACACCAAGGTGATGGAGCCGGTGACGCGCGACAGCGCGGATGCCAGCTAG
- the atpD gene encoding F0F1 ATP synthase subunit beta: MATATDPKTRNIGHVTQVIGSTFDVEFPEDRLPAIYNAVKIESDQKGVQLNLTGEVQQHLGGGRVRCVALGSTDGMIRGQECIDTGAPVSVPVGKGTLGRVFNLVGDAIDGRGPVVADDRWSIHRDAPEMAELSTSTELFETGIKVIDLLTPFVRGGKAGLFGGAGLGKTVILTELIARIASSYGGYSVFAGVGERTREGTDLWLEMQEAKIGDTGRSVIEQTCMVFGQMNEPPGARLRVALSALTMAEYFRDTTGTDVLLFVDNIFRFSQAGSEVSALLGRMPSAVGYQPTLGTEMGALQERIASTNKGAITSVQAVYVPADDPTDPAPATAFGQLDAFLYLERAISEKGIYPAVDPLASSSRILDPQYVGERHYAIARRVQKTLQRYRELQDIIAILGVDELSEEDKLVVHRARRMERFLSQPFLVAEVFTGKPGEITPLADTIRSFEEIADGKWDHLPESAFMYVGAIEQAEEQAKKMAAAAAKG; encoded by the coding sequence ATGGCAACTGCAACTGATCCGAAGACGCGGAACATCGGCCACGTCACGCAGGTGATCGGTTCGACGTTCGACGTCGAATTCCCCGAGGACCGCCTGCCCGCCATCTACAACGCCGTGAAGATCGAATCCGATCAAAAAGGCGTGCAGCTCAACCTGACCGGCGAGGTGCAGCAGCACTTGGGGGGCGGTCGCGTCCGTTGTGTCGCCTTGGGCAGCACGGACGGCATGATCCGCGGCCAGGAATGCATCGATACCGGCGCCCCGGTGTCGGTCCCCGTCGGCAAGGGGACGCTGGGCCGCGTGTTCAACCTGGTGGGGGACGCTATCGATGGCCGTGGCCCAGTCGTGGCCGACGATCGCTGGTCGATCCATCGCGATGCTCCTGAAATGGCGGAGTTGTCGACGAGCACCGAGTTGTTCGAGACGGGCATCAAGGTGATCGACCTCCTCACGCCGTTCGTCCGCGGTGGCAAGGCGGGTCTGTTCGGCGGTGCCGGTCTCGGCAAGACGGTTATTCTCACCGAGCTTATCGCCCGTATCGCCAGCTCGTACGGTGGTTACTCGGTATTCGCGGGGGTCGGCGAGCGTACTCGCGAAGGGACCGACCTGTGGCTTGAAATGCAGGAAGCCAAGATCGGCGACACCGGTCGCAGCGTCATCGAGCAGACCTGCATGGTCTTCGGCCAGATGAACGAGCCGCCGGGCGCCCGTCTCCGCGTCGCCCTGTCGGCCCTGACGATGGCCGAATACTTCCGCGACACGACCGGCACGGACGTGCTGCTCTTCGTCGACAATATCTTCCGTTTCTCGCAGGCGGGTAGCGAAGTATCCGCCCTCTTGGGTCGTATGCCTTCGGCCGTGGGTTACCAACCCACCCTCGGTACCGAAATGGGGGCCTTGCAGGAACGGATCGCCTCGACCAACAAGGGGGCCATCACGTCGGTGCAGGCCGTCTATGTGCCGGCCGACGACCCGACCGATCCCGCCCCGGCGACCGCCTTCGGTCAGTTGGACGCGTTCCTCTACCTGGAACGTGCGATCTCGGAAAAGGGCATTTACCCGGCGGTCGATCCGCTCGCCTCGTCGAGCCGCATTCTCGACCCGCAGTACGTGGGCGAGCGTCACTACGCGATCGCCCGCCGCGTGCAGAAGACCCTGCAGCGTTATCGCGAGCTGCAAGACATCATCGCCATTCTCGGCGTCGACGAGTTGAGCGAAGAAGACAAGCTGGTGGTGCATCGTGCCCGCCGCATGGAGCGTTTCCTCTCGCAGCCGTTCCTCGTGGCCGAGGTGTTCACCGGCAAGCCGGGCGAAATCACCCCGCTGGCCGATACGATTCGCAGCTTCGAGGAGATCGCCGACGGCAAGTGGGACCACCTGCCGGAGTCGGCCTTCATGTACGTCGGGGCGATCGAACAGGCCGAAGAGCAGGCCAAAAAGATGGCCGCCGCGGCGGCGAAAGGCTAA
- the atpE gene encoding ATP synthase F0 subunit C: MVAAPAFAQDAAPAATSPAGHASHGFSIFLGGAFGAGLVIIGAALGISRIGATAVESMARQPEVAGNIQTAMIIAAALIEGATFFGLVVCMLFNG, from the coding sequence ATGGTTGCCGCTCCGGCGTTCGCTCAAGACGCTGCCCCGGCCGCGACTTCGCCCGCCGGTCATGCCTCGCATGGCTTCAGCATCTTCCTCGGTGGTGCCTTCGGCGCCGGCCTCGTGATCATCGGCGCTGCGCTCGGCATCAGCCGCATCGGCGCCACCGCGGTCGAGAGCATGGCTCGCCAGCCCGAAGTCGCCGGTAACATTCAAACGGCCATGATCATCGCGGCGGCCCTCATCGAAGGTGCCACGTTCTTCGGTCTGGTCGTCTGCATGCTCTTCAACGGCTAG
- the atpG gene encoding ATP synthase F1 subunit gamma — protein sequence MAKARALDKRRKSIRNIRKITRTMELIATAKFKKAMDRAHAATAYTRRITAIVSDLAQSGLEVSHPLLQGREEIRSATLLVLTANRGLCGGYNGNVQRVALARWNEFQRDIPEHRLEVSGKRGISFFRFRGITPDATYTQFEDRPAYEEAEALAEKYLEAYVTGKLDRLDVAYTRFHNVARQEAVVETLLPLGSLSGGESKEHAAGQTMYEFLPSAESILEEVVPTSFKVRLFKCLLDAAVSEQVARMVAMKAATDNANNIIKYLTRTYNRARQSQITNEIMEVLGGVEALKG from the coding sequence ATGGCCAAGGCCCGCGCGCTCGATAAACGTCGCAAGTCGATTCGCAACATCCGCAAGATCACGCGGACGATGGAGTTGATCGCGACGGCAAAGTTCAAGAAGGCCATGGACCGCGCCCACGCGGCCACGGCCTACACGCGACGCATCACGGCGATCGTCAGCGATCTGGCGCAGAGTGGCCTGGAAGTCAGCCACCCGCTGCTCCAGGGTCGCGAGGAGATCCGCTCGGCAACGCTCCTGGTGTTGACGGCGAATCGCGGTCTCTGTGGCGGTTACAACGGCAACGTGCAGCGTGTGGCGCTGGCCCGCTGGAACGAGTTCCAACGCGATATTCCGGAACATCGCCTCGAGGTCTCCGGCAAGCGTGGCATTTCGTTCTTCCGCTTCCGCGGCATCACGCCCGACGCGACCTACACGCAGTTCGAAGACAGACCTGCCTACGAGGAGGCCGAGGCGCTGGCCGAGAAGTATCTCGAGGCCTACGTCACCGGCAAGCTCGACCGGCTCGACGTGGCGTACACGCGTTTCCACAACGTCGCCCGGCAAGAGGCGGTGGTCGAAACGTTGCTGCCGCTCGGCTCGCTGTCGGGAGGCGAGTCGAAGGAACACGCCGCCGGTCAGACGATGTACGAGTTCCTGCCCTCGGCCGAGAGCATTTTGGAAGAAGTCGTGCCGACCAGCTTCAAGGTGCGGCTCTTCAAGTGCCTGCTCGATGCGGCGGTTAGCGAGCAGGTGGCGCGCATGGTGGCCATGAAGGCGGCCACCGACAACGCGAACAACATCATCAAGTACCTGACGCGCACTTACAACCGTGCCCGCCAGAGCCAGATTACGAACGAGATCATGGAGGTGCTGGGCGGCGTCGAGGCCCTGAAGGGCTAA
- the atpC gene encoding ATP synthase F1 subunit epsilon, with translation MAQLQVIVVTPETTVREATASFVALPLYDGEIGIAPSHSPMIGRLGYGEMRLEVEGRTERYYVDGGFVQVVDNVVSVLTNRAIPAEKLDPQAAQQMLESARQRPANSPELMAIRDRLVAQARAQKHVAEKAS, from the coding sequence ATGGCGCAGTTGCAAGTCATCGTCGTCACGCCCGAGACTACCGTCCGCGAGGCCACGGCAAGCTTTGTCGCCTTGCCCCTCTACGACGGCGAGATCGGGATCGCGCCGAGCCACAGCCCCATGATCGGGCGACTGGGCTACGGCGAGATGCGTCTCGAGGTCGAGGGGCGAACCGAGCGGTACTACGTCGATGGCGGCTTTGTGCAAGTTGTCGACAACGTCGTCTCGGTACTCACGAATCGCGCCATCCCGGCCGAAAAGCTCGACCCCCAGGCGGCCCAGCAGATGCTCGAATCGGCGCGTCAGCGTCCGGCCAACAGCCCCGAGTTGATGGCCATTCGCGACCGGCTTGTGGCCCAGGCCCGCGCCCAGAAACACGTCGCCGAGAAAGCGTCGTAA
- the atpF gene encoding F0F1 ATP synthase subunit B, giving the protein MTVSKMLAGACCALALALAPAAVHGQDDAHPAAAPAEAGHDDAAHDEHGEGHGAHDPMATDPLTVDPDLALWTFGVFAILLLVLWKFAWGPISQGLDKREQRIADDIASAERSNQQAKQLLAEYEHKLAAAQDEIRALLDEARRDAEHTQQDMLAKAAAEAEGLKQRARREIDTATDQALKQLAEHSAKLAVELAGKILHTELSPDRHARLVEEAVAMLPSGGPSVN; this is encoded by the coding sequence ATGACGGTCTCGAAAATGCTTGCCGGCGCGTGCTGCGCGCTGGCGCTGGCGCTGGCGCCCGCCGCGGTGCATGGCCAGGACGATGCGCACCCGGCCGCTGCGCCCGCAGAAGCCGGGCACGATGATGCTGCCCACGACGAGCATGGCGAAGGGCACGGCGCTCACGACCCGATGGCGACCGACCCGTTGACGGTCGATCCCGACCTCGCGTTGTGGACGTTCGGCGTCTTCGCCATCCTGTTACTGGTGCTGTGGAAATTTGCCTGGGGGCCGATTTCGCAAGGTCTCGACAAGCGCGAGCAGCGCATCGCCGACGATATCGCCTCGGCCGAGCGCAGCAACCAGCAGGCCAAGCAACTGCTGGCGGAATACGAGCATAAGCTCGCCGCCGCGCAAGACGAGATCCGTGCCCTGCTCGACGAGGCCCGGCGCGACGCCGAGCATACTCAGCAGGACATGCTGGCCAAGGCCGCGGCCGAAGCCGAAGGGCTCAAGCAGCGTGCTCGGCGCGAGATCGACACCGCCACGGATCAGGCCCTCAAGCAGCTCGCCGAGCACAGCGCCAAGCTGGCCGTCGAGTTGGCGGGCAAGATCCTGCACACCGAGCTCTCGCCCGACCGGCACGCCCGATTGGTCGAAGAGGCGGTGGCCATGCTGCCCTCGGGCGGTCCCAGCGTGAACTGA
- the atpA gene encoding F0F1 ATP synthase subunit alpha, giving the protein MRFRADEIASVIQQEIEQFQSQIEVREVGRVLEVGDGIARVYGLSGVMSGEMVTFENGVNGLAFNLEENSVGVIILGDFLSINEGDEVRSTGELLSVPVGDAVIGRVVDPLGNPLDGKGPIITSERRPVETMAPGIAGRQPVKEPLQTGIKAVDAMTPIGRGQRELIIGDRKTGKTAVGIDAIINQRHTGVKCFYVAVGQKESSVAGVVEALRKHGAMDYTTVISAGASDPAPLQYVAPYAGTAMAEYFTYKGEHALIVYDDLSKQAVAYRQLSLLMRRPPGREAYPGDVFYCHSRLLERSAKLSDELGGGSLTSLPIIETLEGEVSAYIPTNVISITDGQIYLQPDLFFAGQRPAMNVGISVSRVGGNAQIPAMKKVAGGLRLDLAAFRELEAFAQLGTDLDAATQVRLDRGYRMVELLKQGQYVPMDVFDQVLSIYAGTRGHLDKIPINKVHEWEAGFLAFMREQRREVRQKIVDTKKLDDSTAAEVETAIADYQKQFASKYDGVDGLAGKTK; this is encoded by the coding sequence ATGAGATTCAGAGCCGACGAGATCGCTTCGGTGATCCAGCAGGAAATTGAGCAGTTCCAATCCCAGATCGAAGTTCGGGAAGTGGGACGCGTGCTGGAGGTGGGTGACGGCATTGCGCGCGTCTACGGCCTCTCCGGCGTCATGTCGGGCGAAATGGTGACCTTCGAGAATGGCGTGAATGGCCTCGCGTTCAATCTCGAAGAGAACTCCGTCGGCGTGATCATTCTCGGCGACTTCCTCTCGATCAACGAAGGGGACGAAGTCCGCAGCACGGGCGAGCTGTTGAGCGTGCCGGTGGGCGATGCCGTGATCGGTCGCGTCGTCGACCCGCTCGGCAACCCGCTCGACGGCAAGGGCCCGATCATCACGAGCGAGCGCCGCCCGGTCGAGACCATGGCGCCCGGCATCGCCGGACGCCAGCCGGTGAAGGAGCCGCTGCAGACCGGGATCAAGGCGGTCGACGCCATGACGCCGATCGGTCGCGGTCAGCGCGAGTTGATCATCGGCGACCGCAAGACCGGCAAGACCGCCGTCGGCATCGACGCGATCATCAACCAGCGCCACACCGGTGTGAAGTGTTTCTACGTCGCGGTCGGCCAGAAGGAATCGTCCGTGGCCGGCGTCGTCGAGGCCCTCCGCAAGCACGGCGCCATGGACTACACCACGGTCATCTCCGCCGGTGCGAGCGATCCTGCTCCGCTGCAATACGTGGCCCCCTACGCGGGCACGGCCATGGCCGAATACTTCACCTACAAGGGCGAGCACGCCCTGATCGTCTACGACGACTTGTCGAAGCAGGCCGTGGCCTACCGTCAGTTGTCGTTGCTCATGCGTCGTCCGCCCGGTCGCGAGGCCTACCCGGGCGACGTGTTCTACTGCCACAGCCGCCTGCTCGAACGTTCGGCCAAGCTCAGCGACGAGCTCGGCGGCGGCTCGCTCACGTCGCTGCCGATCATCGAGACGCTCGAAGGCGAGGTGTCGGCCTACATTCCGACGAACGTGATCTCGATCACCGACGGCCAGATTTACCTGCAGCCCGACTTGTTCTTCGCCGGTCAGCGTCCGGCGATGAACGTGGGCATCTCGGTGTCTCGCGTGGGCGGCAATGCTCAGATTCCGGCCATGAAGAAGGTGGCCGGCGGTTTGCGTCTCGACCTGGCGGCCTTCCGCGAACTGGAAGCGTTCGCCCAGTTGGGTACCGATCTCGACGCGGCCACGCAGGTGCGGCTCGATCGCGGCTATCGCATGGTCGAGCTGCTCAAGCAGGGTCAATATGTGCCGATGGACGTGTTCGACCAGGTGCTCAGCATCTACGCCGGCACGCGCGGCCACTTGGACAAGATTCCCATCAACAAGGTGCATGAATGGGAGGCCGGCTTCCTCGCGTTCATGCGCGAGCAACGTCGCGAAGTTCGGCAGAAGATCGTCGACACGAAGAAGCTCGACGATAGCACCGCCGCCGAGGTTGAAACCGCGATTGCCGATTACCAGAAGCAGTTCGCCAGCAAGTACGATGGCGTAGACGGCCTGGCTGGCAAGACGAAGTAG
- the atpH gene encoding ATP synthase F1 subunit delta — translation MADTTAKSPAAGNGAIDTGAQRVGKLYAKAFLGAAEKAGQTDAVVEELDAVVTEALDPYPRFESLLASGMLSPAEAEGVLQRTLGPWVSPLLMNFLKVLATRGRLDCLRAIRQAAHDQLDQMRGRARVTVSTATPLPADALSKLGTRLRGMLALEPVLEPQVDPDLIGGVLLRVGDTVYDGSVATRLAQVREQMINRSVHEIQSRRDRFGDPAGN, via the coding sequence ATGGCCGATACCACTGCTAAATCCCCCGCCGCCGGCAACGGCGCCATCGACACCGGTGCGCAGCGCGTGGGCAAGTTGTACGCCAAGGCGTTCCTGGGCGCCGCGGAGAAGGCCGGCCAAACCGATGCCGTCGTGGAAGAACTCGACGCCGTCGTAACCGAGGCGCTCGATCCGTATCCCCGCTTCGAGTCGCTGCTGGCCTCGGGCATGCTTTCACCGGCTGAGGCCGAAGGCGTGCTGCAACGCACGTTGGGCCCGTGGGTCTCTCCCTTGCTGATGAATTTTTTGAAGGTGCTGGCCACCCGGGGTCGGCTCGATTGCCTGCGGGCAATTCGCCAGGCCGCGCACGACCAGCTCGACCAGATGCGTGGACGGGCGCGCGTCACGGTCTCGACGGCCACCCCGTTGCCAGCCGATGCCTTGTCGAAGCTCGGCACGCGGCTCCGCGGCATGCTCGCGCTCGAGCCCGTGCTCGAGCCCCAGGTCGATCCCGACCTGATCGGCGGCGTCCTGCTGCGAGTCGGCGATACCGTCTACGATGGCAGCGTCGCCACCCGGCTGGCCCAAGTTCGCGAACAAATGATCAACAGGAGCGTCCATGAGATTCAGAGCCGACGAGATCGCTTCGGTGATCCAGCAGGAAATTGA